In Numida meleagris isolate 19003 breed g44 Domestic line chromosome 18, NumMel1.0, whole genome shotgun sequence, one DNA window encodes the following:
- the XAF1 gene encoding XIAP-associated factor 1 isoform X3: MTEETRFCKNCKRDVSAANFSLHEAHCLRFLTLCSECDELVARKDMKDHQTEAHKQVRCNLCCQSMQQYQLEHHKTKECHKRAVKCKICELEMPFNKLQEHLNTCASRTERCWECNKYVMYKDQNKHKDICQNSSLSYYKDVNFQTSEAYTNAKFTDPAGASENICLRCNKSFPNDQNSQHLNNCSATHNLSEVPAGQSTSKPISDSPPSSSSLAPFFHSASATAWKDISPKGKERDQPLTSKTLLKPPKNKKMVGILSPTRSGLSTSPQVLKDTQSYDMLVTCAHCNTLLPLPALQKHEIKCLRLISLKNVKMNQKQRSGKKEDSS; encoded by the exons atgacagaGGAGACCAGATTCTGCAAAAATTG CAAACGAGATGTGTCTGCTGCCAATTTCTCCCTCCACGAGGCCCACTGCTTGCGGTTTCTCACTCTCTGTTCAGAATGTGACGAACTAGTTGCCAGAAAGGATATGAAAGACCATCAAACAGAAGCACACAAGCAG GTCAGATGTAATCTTTGTTGCCAAAGCATGCAGCAATACCAGCTGGAGCATCACAAG ACCAAGGAATGTCACAAACGAGCAGTGAAATGCAAAATCTGTGAGTTGGAAATGCCCTTCAACAAGCTGCAGGAACACCTGAACACCTGTGCCAGCAGAACAGAGCGGTGTTGGGAGTGTAACAAATATGTCATGTACAAAGACCAGAACAAACACAAAGATATTTGTCAGAACAGTAGTCTGTCCTATTATAAGGATGTGAACTTTCAAACCAGTGAAGCGTATACTAATGCAAAATTTACTGACCCCGCTG GTGCCAGTGAGAATATTTGTCTGAGGTGCAATAAATCATTCCCAAACGACCAGAACTCCCAACATCTG AATAATTGCAGTGCAACCCATAATCTGTCTGAAGTTCCTGCTGGCCAGTCAACTTCAAAACCCATCAGTGACTCACCAccatcttcttcctctctggCTCCCTTTTTCCACTCTGCGAGTGCAACTGCATGGAAAGACATCTCtccaaaagggaaagaaagggaccAGCCATTGACCTCCAAAACCTTGCTCAAACctccaaagaacaaaaagatggTTGGCATTCTATCTCCTACAAGAAGTGGACTTTCCACATCACCTCAGGTTCTTAAAGACACTCAGTCTTATGACATGCTGGTGACCTGTGCCCACTGCAACACTCTTCTGCCACTTCCAGCCCTTCAGAAACATGAG atcaaaTGCCTACGTTTGAtatctttgaaaaatgttaagaTGAACCAAAAACAAcgcagtggaaaaaaag aagacTCTTCCTAG
- the XAF1 gene encoding XIAP-associated factor 1 isoform X4, with the protein MGSKRDVSAANFSLHEAHCLRFLTLCSECDELVARKDMKDHQTEAHKQVRCNLCCQSMQQYQLEHHKTKECHKRAVKCKICELEMPFNKLQEHLNTCASRTERCWECNKYVMYKDQNKHKDICQNSSLSYYKDVNFQTSEAYTNAKFTDPAGASENICLRCNKSFPNDQNSQHLQNNCSATHNLSEVPAGQSTSKPISDSPPSSSSLAPFFHSASATAWKDISPKGKERDQPLTSKTLLKPPKNKKMVGILSPTRSGLSTSPQVLKDTQSYDMLVTCAHCNTLLPLPALQKHEIKCLRLISLKNVKMNQKQRSGKKEDSS; encoded by the exons ATGGGGAG CAAACGAGATGTGTCTGCTGCCAATTTCTCCCTCCACGAGGCCCACTGCTTGCGGTTTCTCACTCTCTGTTCAGAATGTGACGAACTAGTTGCCAGAAAGGATATGAAAGACCATCAAACAGAAGCACACAAGCAG GTCAGATGTAATCTTTGTTGCCAAAGCATGCAGCAATACCAGCTGGAGCATCACAAG ACCAAGGAATGTCACAAACGAGCAGTGAAATGCAAAATCTGTGAGTTGGAAATGCCCTTCAACAAGCTGCAGGAACACCTGAACACCTGTGCCAGCAGAACAGAGCGGTGTTGGGAGTGTAACAAATATGTCATGTACAAAGACCAGAACAAACACAAAGATATTTGTCAGAACAGTAGTCTGTCCTATTATAAGGATGTGAACTTTCAAACCAGTGAAGCGTATACTAATGCAAAATTTACTGACCCCGCTG GTGCCAGTGAGAATATTTGTCTGAGGTGCAATAAATCATTCCCAAACGACCAGAACTCCCAACATCTG CAGAATAATTGCAGTGCAACCCATAATCTGTCTGAAGTTCCTGCTGGCCAGTCAACTTCAAAACCCATCAGTGACTCACCAccatcttcttcctctctggCTCCCTTTTTCCACTCTGCGAGTGCAACTGCATGGAAAGACATCTCtccaaaagggaaagaaagggaccAGCCATTGACCTCCAAAACCTTGCTCAAACctccaaagaacaaaaagatggTTGGCATTCTATCTCCTACAAGAAGTGGACTTTCCACATCACCTCAGGTTCTTAAAGACACTCAGTCTTATGACATGCTGGTGACCTGTGCCCACTGCAACACTCTTCTGCCACTTCCAGCCCTTCAGAAACATGAG atcaaaTGCCTACGTTTGAtatctttgaaaaatgttaagaTGAACCAAAAACAAcgcagtggaaaaaaag aagacTCTTCCTAG
- the XAF1 gene encoding XIAP-associated factor 1 isoform X2, translating to MTEETRFCKNCKRDVSAANFSLHEAHCLRFLTLCSECDELVARKDMKDHQTEAHKQVRCNLCCQSMQQYQLEHHKTKECHKRAVKCKICELEMPFNKLQEHLNTCASRTERCWECNKYVMYKDQNKHKDICQNSSLSYYKDVNFQTSEAYTNAKFTDPAGASENICLRCNKSFPNDQNSQHLQNNCSATHNLSEVPAGQSTSKPISDSPPSSSSLAPFFHSASATAWKDISPKGKERDQPLTSKTLLKPPKNKKMVGILSPTRSGLSTSPQVLKDTQSYDMLVTCAHCNTLLPLPALQKHEIKCLRLISLKNVKMNQKQRSGKKDSS from the exons atgacagaGGAGACCAGATTCTGCAAAAATTG CAAACGAGATGTGTCTGCTGCCAATTTCTCCCTCCACGAGGCCCACTGCTTGCGGTTTCTCACTCTCTGTTCAGAATGTGACGAACTAGTTGCCAGAAAGGATATGAAAGACCATCAAACAGAAGCACACAAGCAG GTCAGATGTAATCTTTGTTGCCAAAGCATGCAGCAATACCAGCTGGAGCATCACAAG ACCAAGGAATGTCACAAACGAGCAGTGAAATGCAAAATCTGTGAGTTGGAAATGCCCTTCAACAAGCTGCAGGAACACCTGAACACCTGTGCCAGCAGAACAGAGCGGTGTTGGGAGTGTAACAAATATGTCATGTACAAAGACCAGAACAAACACAAAGATATTTGTCAGAACAGTAGTCTGTCCTATTATAAGGATGTGAACTTTCAAACCAGTGAAGCGTATACTAATGCAAAATTTACTGACCCCGCTG GTGCCAGTGAGAATATTTGTCTGAGGTGCAATAAATCATTCCCAAACGACCAGAACTCCCAACATCTG CAGAATAATTGCAGTGCAACCCATAATCTGTCTGAAGTTCCTGCTGGCCAGTCAACTTCAAAACCCATCAGTGACTCACCAccatcttcttcctctctggCTCCCTTTTTCCACTCTGCGAGTGCAACTGCATGGAAAGACATCTCtccaaaagggaaagaaagggaccAGCCATTGACCTCCAAAACCTTGCTCAAACctccaaagaacaaaaagatggTTGGCATTCTATCTCCTACAAGAAGTGGACTTTCCACATCACCTCAGGTTCTTAAAGACACTCAGTCTTATGACATGCTGGTGACCTGTGCCCACTGCAACACTCTTCTGCCACTTCCAGCCCTTCAGAAACATGAG atcaaaTGCCTACGTTTGAtatctttgaaaaatgttaagaTGAACCAAAAACAAcgcagtggaaaaaaag acTCTTCCTAG
- the XAF1 gene encoding XIAP-associated factor 1 isoform X1: protein MTEETRFCKNCKRDVSAANFSLHEAHCLRFLTLCSECDELVARKDMKDHQTEAHKQVRCNLCCQSMQQYQLEHHKTKECHKRAVKCKICELEMPFNKLQEHLNTCASRTERCWECNKYVMYKDQNKHKDICQNSSLSYYKDVNFQTSEAYTNAKFTDPAGASENICLRCNKSFPNDQNSQHLQNNCSATHNLSEVPAGQSTSKPISDSPPSSSSLAPFFHSASATAWKDISPKGKERDQPLTSKTLLKPPKNKKMVGILSPTRSGLSTSPQVLKDTQSYDMLVTCAHCNTLLPLPALQKHEIKCLRLISLKNVKMNQKQRSGKKEDSS, encoded by the exons atgacagaGGAGACCAGATTCTGCAAAAATTG CAAACGAGATGTGTCTGCTGCCAATTTCTCCCTCCACGAGGCCCACTGCTTGCGGTTTCTCACTCTCTGTTCAGAATGTGACGAACTAGTTGCCAGAAAGGATATGAAAGACCATCAAACAGAAGCACACAAGCAG GTCAGATGTAATCTTTGTTGCCAAAGCATGCAGCAATACCAGCTGGAGCATCACAAG ACCAAGGAATGTCACAAACGAGCAGTGAAATGCAAAATCTGTGAGTTGGAAATGCCCTTCAACAAGCTGCAGGAACACCTGAACACCTGTGCCAGCAGAACAGAGCGGTGTTGGGAGTGTAACAAATATGTCATGTACAAAGACCAGAACAAACACAAAGATATTTGTCAGAACAGTAGTCTGTCCTATTATAAGGATGTGAACTTTCAAACCAGTGAAGCGTATACTAATGCAAAATTTACTGACCCCGCTG GTGCCAGTGAGAATATTTGTCTGAGGTGCAATAAATCATTCCCAAACGACCAGAACTCCCAACATCTG CAGAATAATTGCAGTGCAACCCATAATCTGTCTGAAGTTCCTGCTGGCCAGTCAACTTCAAAACCCATCAGTGACTCACCAccatcttcttcctctctggCTCCCTTTTTCCACTCTGCGAGTGCAACTGCATGGAAAGACATCTCtccaaaagggaaagaaagggaccAGCCATTGACCTCCAAAACCTTGCTCAAACctccaaagaacaaaaagatggTTGGCATTCTATCTCCTACAAGAAGTGGACTTTCCACATCACCTCAGGTTCTTAAAGACACTCAGTCTTATGACATGCTGGTGACCTGTGCCCACTGCAACACTCTTCTGCCACTTCCAGCCCTTCAGAAACATGAG atcaaaTGCCTACGTTTGAtatctttgaaaaatgttaagaTGAACCAAAAACAAcgcagtggaaaaaaag aagacTCTTCCTAG